The following are from one region of the Paenibacillus bovis genome:
- a CDS encoding RNA polymerase sigma factor, which yields MVEQGLIKAAQEGDRDALITLLREIEHHVYKTAYYILNNEQDALDAAQEALIRIYTKIGSYEEKAQFKTWVQRIVTNICIDKFRRSKPTVSIEEHEMVFEGHDDVEHEVMRAYTSKDVREAINQLPEHHRTVIVLRYIQDLSYNEIADCLDLPLNTVKSYLFRARQQLQNLLADYEKGGMIG from the coding sequence GTGGTGGAGCAGGGACTCATCAAGGCCGCCCAAGAGGGAGACCGAGATGCTCTAATCACCCTATTAAGAGAGATAGAACATCATGTGTACAAAACAGCTTACTACATTTTGAACAATGAACAGGATGCTCTGGATGCGGCTCAAGAGGCACTGATCCGTATTTACACCAAAATCGGTTCCTACGAAGAAAAAGCACAATTCAAGACCTGGGTGCAGCGAATCGTGACGAATATTTGTATTGATAAATTCAGACGCAGCAAACCTACCGTTTCTATTGAGGAACACGAAATGGTGTTCGAAGGTCATGATGATGTAGAGCATGAAGTGATGCGCGCCTATACATCCAAGGATGTGCGGGAAGCGATCAATCAGCTGCCGGAACATCATCGTACAGTGATTGTGCTTCGGTATATTCAGGACCTGTCTTACAACGAAATTGCGGATTGTCTGGATTTACCTTTGAATACAGTAAAATCGTACCTGTTTCGAGCCCGGCAACAATTACAGAATCTGCTAGCAGATTATGAGAAAGGAGGAATGATTGGATGA
- a CDS encoding MFS transporter produces the protein MQMIENSILQKESRYVWITWLLSWSGLIVMCSLYLTLPLNSLFSSEFDISVSRAALTSSLFSLCFACGCLVYGAIADKYGRKKVVLFGLICLAVFTCAAGWVHSFAWLLLLRGLQGLAASTFSPVVLAYIVSIFPQHRRVTAIGFVSTGFLMAGVVGQVAAGIISTQYNWHGLFLLFGSLYIVTAGLILIFLPNDSAQQPELNVYAYLKQIRAILIQKDLLLSYVVAFVLLSSFIVMYAILNHYLQQSLYSLNVESILEIKIAGIAGMLLSPFAGKIAQKTNARFTLLLGLTVSIFSLVMMALWTALAGVILFSILFVAGIAISVPALVAIVGQLGLQRRGIAVSLYTFILFAGTAFAPYWAMQILSFSSGSPAFICNAILLLPALVAVLLIRIPKL, from the coding sequence ATGCAAATGATTGAGAATAGTATTTTGCAAAAAGAGAGTCGGTACGTATGGATAACCTGGCTGCTAAGTTGGAGTGGTCTTATTGTAATGTGCAGTTTGTATTTGACTCTTCCACTAAATTCCCTGTTTTCGTCAGAATTCGATATCTCCGTATCCAGGGCGGCGTTGACCAGCAGTTTGTTTTCACTTTGTTTTGCTTGTGGCTGCCTTGTATATGGAGCTATAGCGGATAAATATGGACGCAAAAAGGTAGTATTGTTCGGATTGATATGTTTGGCTGTTTTTACATGTGCAGCAGGGTGGGTTCATTCTTTTGCATGGCTGCTTCTTTTGCGCGGACTGCAGGGTTTGGCTGCATCGACATTTTCACCGGTGGTGCTTGCTTATATTGTATCCATATTTCCGCAGCATCGGCGGGTCACAGCGATCGGCTTTGTCAGCACCGGTTTTTTAATGGCGGGTGTTGTCGGTCAGGTAGCTGCAGGAATAATCAGTACTCAATATAACTGGCATGGATTATTTCTTTTGTTTGGTAGTTTGTATATTGTAACTGCAGGTTTGATCCTGATTTTTTTGCCGAATGATTCTGCACAGCAGCCGGAGTTGAATGTATACGCCTATTTAAAACAAATAAGAGCCATCCTGATACAAAAAGATCTGCTGCTCAGTTATGTTGTTGCTTTTGTTCTGTTATCTTCGTTTATTGTAATGTACGCTATTTTGAATCATTATTTGCAGCAGTCCTTGTATTCACTAAATGTTGAATCCATATTGGAAATAAAAATTGCCGGGATCGCGGGCATGCTTTTATCTCCTTTTGCCGGTAAAATTGCGCAAAAAACCAATGCCCGGTTTACGCTGCTGCTCGGATTGACAGTCAGTATATTCAGTCTTGTGATGATGGCCTTATGGACTGCACTGGCAGGAGTAATCTTATTCAGTATTCTTTTTGTAGCTGGTATAGCGATCAGTGTCCCTGCTCTGGTCGCTATCGTAGGACAGCTAGGATTGCAGCGAAGAGGCATTGCTGTATCCTTATATACATTTATCCTGTTTGCAGGTACGGCATTTGCGCCATATTGGGCTATGCAAATATTATCCTTTAGCAGTGGAAGTCCGGCTTTTATATGTAACGCCATTTTATTGCTGCCCGCATTAGTAGCAGTGCTACTGATCCGTATACCGAAGCTATAA
- a CDS encoding anti-sigma factor family protein, with amino-acid sequence MKREVAEEWMSRYLDGDLNGEDTKALFRYMDENPDAAETFRIMTALSLRLEKLPDVTPKYSLVDAILPQLDLLDEERRTESAAEIGIMEPQKADTDELADRRRQRRSWRERLPVRTIGGIVAAGVVLGVSIANYEPKTLSEAGPQPVPYSAQQEEAQPESGSITSPPDTESSVNPPESDQPSSGSQEPSNGKDIKEPETSSNTPSASESTKTPPASKEPERNVTPQESTHTPDTREEQPPASGNRGGISSGDNGSTSNNRSQQPAANPEVSSQQDSSPADSTAKAPSADTGKTNKEAAQDKQSAAESNPESTDAPSTQSQESTTPDPDASSNNSPKADTPPADTPTLDTKSTERSLLPSTSSVNGPKQEQEWKSPGADYTVVLTTDNILRLDSIAEDNVNGRTVVSSITLKGSLISGRWSDDGKIFTYQVNENGISKTYKITIGND; translated from the coding sequence ATGAAACGTGAAGTAGCGGAAGAGTGGATGAGCCGCTATTTGGACGGTGACCTGAATGGGGAAGATACAAAAGCCTTGTTCCGTTATATGGATGAGAATCCAGATGCGGCAGAGACATTCCGGATTATGACGGCTTTATCGTTACGCCTGGAAAAGTTACCTGATGTCACACCAAAGTACAGCCTGGTAGATGCTATTCTGCCACAGCTCGATCTGCTGGACGAAGAACGGCGTACCGAGAGCGCAGCCGAGATCGGTATTATGGAACCGCAAAAAGCCGATACCGACGAATTGGCGGATCGCCGTCGTCAGCGTCGCAGCTGGCGTGAACGTCTGCCAGTACGTACGATTGGCGGGATCGTGGCTGCCGGGGTGGTACTGGGCGTATCCATTGCCAACTATGAGCCCAAAACACTTAGCGAAGCAGGCCCGCAGCCTGTTCCCTATAGTGCACAACAGGAAGAAGCCCAGCCGGAATCGGGCAGTATCACATCACCACCGGATACGGAAAGCAGTGTAAATCCGCCGGAGTCAGACCAGCCGTCCAGTGGAAGTCAGGAACCATCCAATGGCAAGGATATCAAGGAACCTGAGACTTCATCCAATACGCCTTCTGCAAGTGAGAGCACAAAGACACCTCCAGCTTCAAAAGAGCCGGAGCGCAACGTGACTCCACAGGAAAGTACCCATACACCGGATACCCGCGAGGAGCAGCCTCCTGCATCGGGGAACCGTGGTGGAATTTCTTCAGGGGATAATGGAAGTACGTCAAACAATCGCTCACAGCAACCTGCAGCTAATCCTGAAGTGTCTTCCCAGCAGGACTCCAGTCCAGCGGACAGTACGGCAAAAGCACCATCCGCCGATACGGGCAAGACAAACAAGGAGGCTGCTCAGGACAAGCAGAGTGCAGCAGAGAGCAATCCGGAATCAACCGATGCTCCTTCGACGCAGTCGCAGGAAAGCACAACACCTGATCCGGATGCATCCAGCAATAATTCACCAAAAGCAGACACTCCGCCAGCAGATACGCCTACACTCGATACCAAGAGCACAGAACGTTCCCTGCTGCCTTCCACTTCCAGTGTGAATGGACCAAAGCAGGAGCAAGAATGGAAGTCTCCGGGTGCAGATTATACTGTTGTACTCACGACAGATAATATTTTGCGGCTGGACAGTATCGCAGAAGATAATGTGAATGGACGTACCGTTGTTTCTTCCATTACGCTGAAGGGGAGCTTGATTAGCGGCAGATGGTCGGACGATGGTAAAATATTCACTTATCAGGTTAACGAAAACGGCATAAGCAAAACGTACAAAATTACGATCGGCAACGATTAA
- the lepA gene encoding translation elongation factor 4, which translates to MTDIAARQQKIRNFSIIAHIDHGKSTLADRILEYTGALTSREMQEQVLDQMDLERERGITIKLQAVRLTYKADDGEEYLLNLIDTPGHVDFTYEVSRSLAACEGALLVVDAAQGIEAQTLANVYLALDNNLEILPVINKIDLPSADPERVKQEVEDVIGLDASEAVLASAKAGIGIKEILEQVVEKVPAPTGDPSNPLKALIFDSHYDPYKGVIIYSRIVDGKIKAGSKIKMMATGKEFEVIEVGAFMPRMTIVDELNVGDVGFIVAGIKTVGDTRVGDTITDAKNPTLEPLPGYRKINPMVYCGLYPIESSDYVDLREALEKLQLNDASLSFEPESSSALGFGFRCGFLGLLHMDVIQERIEREFNIPLITTAPSVIYHVTLTNGDVITIDNPSNYPELGRIEYVEEPFVKASIIVPNDFVGTVMELCQTKRGEFINMEYLDTTRVTITYQVPLSEIVYDFFDQLKSSTKGYASFDYELSGYRKSNLVKMDILLNGEQVDALSFIVHRDRAYHRGRIICEKLRELIPRQMFEIPIQASVGTKVVARETVKAMRKNVLAKCYGGDISRKRKLLEKQKEGKKRMKQVGNVEVPQEAFMAVLRIDD; encoded by the coding sequence ATGACTGATATTGCAGCAAGACAGCAAAAAATTCGTAATTTCTCAATTATTGCGCATATAGACCACGGTAAATCAACACTGGCTGACCGTATTCTGGAGTACACCGGCGCACTGACTTCACGTGAAATGCAGGAACAGGTACTGGATCAGATGGACCTGGAGCGCGAGCGCGGAATCACTATCAAACTGCAGGCTGTACGTCTCACGTACAAAGCCGATGATGGCGAAGAGTATTTGCTTAACCTGATCGATACACCGGGACACGTCGACTTTACCTATGAGGTATCCCGCAGTCTGGCAGCCTGTGAAGGTGCTTTGCTGGTCGTTGATGCGGCCCAGGGGATTGAAGCACAGACACTGGCCAACGTGTATCTGGCACTGGATAATAACCTGGAGATTCTGCCGGTTATTAACAAGATCGACCTGCCAAGCGCTGATCCGGAGCGTGTAAAGCAGGAAGTAGAAGATGTTATCGGCCTGGATGCAAGTGAAGCCGTACTGGCTTCGGCCAAAGCAGGAATCGGGATCAAGGAAATCCTGGAGCAGGTTGTGGAGAAAGTTCCCGCACCAACCGGTGATCCTTCCAATCCATTGAAAGCGCTGATCTTTGACTCGCACTACGATCCATACAAGGGCGTTATTATCTACTCCCGGATCGTGGACGGCAAAATCAAAGCCGGCTCCAAAATCAAAATGATGGCGACCGGCAAAGAATTTGAAGTTATCGAAGTCGGTGCCTTTATGCCGCGTATGACGATTGTCGATGAACTGAATGTCGGCGATGTTGGCTTTATCGTAGCAGGTATCAAAACAGTGGGCGATACGCGTGTCGGGGATACGATTACCGATGCGAAGAATCCAACTCTGGAACCATTGCCTGGTTATCGTAAAATCAACCCGATGGTATATTGCGGTCTGTATCCGATCGAATCGTCCGACTATGTAGATCTGCGCGAAGCCTTGGAGAAGCTGCAGTTGAATGATGCTTCCCTGAGCTTTGAGCCGGAATCTTCCAGCGCACTGGGCTTTGGTTTCCGTTGTGGATTCCTCGGACTGCTGCATATGGACGTTATCCAGGAACGGATCGAGCGCGAATTTAATATTCCGCTGATCACGACTGCACCGAGCGTTATTTATCATGTGACGCTCACCAATGGAGATGTTATCACGATCGATAACCCATCCAACTATCCGGAGCTTGGCCGGATCGAGTATGTGGAAGAACCTTTTGTCAAAGCTTCCATTATCGTACCGAACGATTTTGTAGGAACCGTGATGGAGCTTTGCCAGACCAAACGCGGTGAATTTATCAATATGGAATATCTGGATACTACTCGTGTTACGATTACGTATCAGGTACCATTGTCCGAGATTGTATATGACTTCTTCGATCAGCTGAAATCGAGTACCAAGGGATATGCATCCTTTGACTACGAGCTTTCCGGTTATCGCAAGTCCAATCTGGTCAAAATGGATATTCTGCTGAACGGCGAACAGGTCGATGCATTGTCCTTTATCGTTCACCGCGATCGTGCGTATCATCGCGGACGGATTATCTGTGAAAAGCTGCGTGAGCTGATTCCGCGTCAAATGTTCGAAATTCCGATTCAGGCTTCTGTCGGTACCAAAGTGGTTGCCCGTGAGACCGTCAAAGCGATGCGTAAAAACGTTCTCGCCAAGTGTTACGGCGGTGACATCTCCCGTAAGCGTAAATTGCTGGAGAAGCAAAAAGAAGGTAAAAAGCGTATGAAACAAGTCGGTAACGTAGAAGTTCCTCAGGAAGCCTTTATGGCGGTACTACGTATCGACGACTAG
- the holA gene encoding DNA polymerase III subunit delta: MDLKTASKDIQNNKPAAIYVCYGAEKYRIKEFIDFATQQLIEPEHRDFALAHYDLSETALETVVEEAEEIPFMVPRKLIIIKDSSVLTAGKDNSKLEHRVESLLRYMEEPAEYSILLFWVNGEKLDERKKIVKAIKNHACVLPFQPMGAEELISWLIRHAKKQECDCSTAAAEALVQSAGTGLGILSAEMDKLCLHAGRGGTITIDSVHQLVARSTEQNVFMLVEQIAAVRLEQALTIFYDLLKQREEPIKIAALIARQFRIMLQVKELSGQNYSQQQIASQLGLHPYAIKIAGEQARKFDNQKLRSIVAHLARLDYQMKTGAIDKVLGLEMFLLRLGA, from the coding sequence ATGGATCTGAAGACAGCAAGTAAAGATATTCAAAATAACAAACCTGCCGCTATTTATGTATGTTATGGCGCAGAGAAATACCGGATCAAGGAATTTATCGATTTTGCGACGCAGCAGCTGATTGAGCCGGAGCATCGCGATTTTGCGCTGGCTCATTACGATCTGTCCGAGACTGCCCTGGAGACAGTCGTAGAAGAAGCCGAAGAGATTCCTTTTATGGTGCCGCGCAAGCTGATAATTATCAAGGATTCTTCGGTGCTGACAGCCGGCAAGGATAACAGCAAGCTGGAGCACCGGGTAGAATCGCTGCTGCGCTATATGGAGGAGCCTGCCGAATATTCTATTTTATTGTTCTGGGTCAATGGCGAAAAACTCGACGAACGCAAAAAAATCGTTAAGGCGATCAAAAACCATGCCTGTGTGCTGCCGTTTCAACCTATGGGAGCCGAAGAACTGATCAGCTGGCTGATCCGTCATGCCAAAAAGCAGGAATGTGATTGCTCTACAGCCGCGGCTGAGGCGCTTGTACAGTCAGCGGGCACAGGGCTGGGAATCTTGTCGGCAGAAATGGATAAGCTGTGTCTGCACGCAGGCAGAGGGGGCACGATTACTATAGATAGCGTGCATCAGCTGGTAGCTCGTAGTACCGAGCAAAATGTATTTATGCTGGTGGAACAAATTGCTGCAGTGCGTTTGGAACAGGCTTTGACCATTTTTTATGATCTGCTCAAGCAGCGTGAAGAACCGATCAAGATTGCTGCCCTGATTGCCCGTCAGTTCCGGATCATGCTGCAGGTAAAAGAGCTGTCGGGACAAAACTACTCCCAGCAGCAGATTGCTTCCCAGCTTGGCCTGCATCCGTATGCAATCAAAATTGCCGGCGAGCAGGCTCGCAAATTCGACAATCAAAAGCTGCGTTCGATCGTAGCCCATCTGGCAAGGCTCGACTACCAGATGAAGACAGGCGCGATTGATAAAGTACTCGGACTGGAAATGTTTTTGCTGCGGCTGGGTGCGTAA
- a CDS encoding MarR family winged helix-turn-helix transcriptional regulator, with product MLWNSDHILDVIDDVLAPYDISESKLDLLLLIRLHEIQHKVTASALAQRLGIRRASATILLNNVEKKGWIYRQQSEEDGRKSYIYLTSSGKRLVDTVLPVFWEACASLVQDLDEQEQQVLHKIMLKLNRGIENRLGSGR from the coding sequence ATGTTATGGAACAGCGATCATATTCTGGATGTTATTGATGATGTACTGGCACCCTATGATATAAGCGAAAGCAAACTTGATCTTCTCTTATTGATTCGCTTGCATGAAATTCAACACAAAGTAACCGCATCTGCCCTTGCTCAGAGGCTTGGTATACGCAGAGCCTCAGCGACTATTTTATTGAACAATGTAGAAAAGAAAGGCTGGATTTACCGGCAGCAAAGCGAAGAAGACGGGCGAAAAAGCTATATTTATTTGACGTCATCCGGCAAGCGGTTGGTAGACACAGTATTACCTGTATTCTGGGAAGCATGCGCTTCACTGGTTCAGGATCTGGATGAGCAGGAACAGCAGGTATTACACAAGATAATGCTAAAGCTCAATCGGGGTATCGAAAATCGGCTTGGTTCAGGAAGATAA
- a CDS encoding N-acetyltransferase, whose translation MQAVVTCRAAVPEDVEALYQLISGYAERGIMLPRSREALHRQLQHFVVAEINNELVGCGSLCQLGKELVEIRSLGISDGHKGQGIGSHLVDKLMEHAAARGLRKVMALTYEVSFFVKNGFEVVDTSIFPEKVWADCRHCPKQDRCDEIAVLKVLDI comes from the coding sequence ATGCAGGCTGTAGTCACTTGCAGAGCAGCTGTACCCGAAGATGTAGAAGCTCTTTATCAATTAATTTCAGGTTATGCTGAGCGAGGTATTATGCTTCCGCGTTCCCGTGAAGCGCTGCATCGGCAGCTGCAGCATTTTGTCGTCGCAGAGATCAATAACGAGCTGGTCGGCTGCGGCTCTCTATGTCAGCTGGGGAAAGAGCTGGTAGAGATCCGCTCGCTGGGCATCTCTGATGGCCACAAAGGACAGGGCATAGGCTCCCATCTGGTAGACAAGCTGATGGAACATGCGGCGGCGCGCGGGCTGCGCAAAGTGATGGCTCTGACATATGAAGTTTCTTTCTTTGTCAAAAACGGGTTTGAAGTGGTGGACACAAGCATTTTCCCGGAAAAGGTCTGGGCAGATTGCAGACACTGTCCCAAGCAGGATCGCTGTGACGAGATCGCTGTACTCAAAGTTCTGGATATTTAA
- the rpsT gene encoding 30S ribosomal protein S20 — MPNIKSAVKRVKTSEKRRALNAAQKSALRTSVKAADTALVNTDVEVAKTAVAAASKSLDKAVSKGHIHKNAAARKKSRLAKKLNAISSQA; from the coding sequence ATGCCTAACATTAAATCCGCAGTAAAACGTGTAAAAACAAGCGAAAAGCGTCGTGCTCTGAATGCTGCACAAAAGTCCGCTCTGCGTACTAGCGTGAAAGCTGCAGATACTGCACTTGTGAATACTGATGTTGAAGTTGCAAAAACTGCTGTTGCTGCTGCTTCCAAAAGCCTTGATAAAGCTGTATCTAAAGGCCATATCCACAAAAACGCGGCTGCTCGTAAAAAATCCCGTTTGGCTAAGAAACTGAACGCAATTTCCAGCCAAGCCTAA
- the grpE gene encoding nucleotide exchange factor GrpE produces the protein MNKEQSFQENNNPEDQEMMNDIQAEDNNVAAETVETTDSAAESTAEQVVSRAELERVQAHADDQTQRLLRAQADFDNFRRRTQKEKEELAKYASAQLITELIPVIDNFERAMATKPENPELESFSKGVDMIFRQLSDVLKNTGLTPMEAVGQPFNPEFHQAVMQVESDEYEEGIVVEELQKGYVLKDKVIRPAMVKVSG, from the coding sequence TTGAATAAAGAGCAATCCTTTCAAGAAAACAACAATCCGGAAGATCAGGAAATGATGAATGACATCCAGGCTGAAGACAACAATGTAGCTGCTGAGACTGTTGAAACAACAGATTCCGCTGCAGAGTCCACAGCAGAGCAAGTGGTGTCCCGTGCTGAACTGGAGCGTGTGCAGGCACATGCTGATGACCAGACACAGCGTCTTTTGCGCGCCCAGGCAGACTTTGATAACTTCCGTCGCCGCACGCAAAAGGAAAAGGAAGAGCTGGCGAAGTACGCTTCTGCCCAGCTGATCACCGAACTGATCCCGGTTATTGATAACTTTGAACGTGCGATGGCAACCAAGCCGGAAAATCCGGAACTGGAATCCTTCTCCAAAGGCGTAGACATGATCTTCCGCCAGCTGTCCGATGTACTCAAAAATACAGGTCTGACTCCAATGGAAGCGGTAGGACAACCGTTCAACCCAGAATTCCATCAGGCAGTTATGCAGGTAGAGTCCGACGAATACGAAGAAGGAATCGTGGTAGAAGAACTGCAAAAAGGCTATGTGCTGAAGGATAAAG
- the hemW gene encoding radical SAM family heme chaperone HemW: protein MNKSLNNDAPRAIYMHIPFCTNKCFYCDFNSYVLKDQPVMDYLRALEREMEYTVQQHPPGTIDTIFVGGGTPTVLKNDEMEYFLKSIRTYFPNWSDNIEFTMEANPGTTDADKLAIMKEGGVNRVSFGVQAFQNELLTGIGRIHNTDDVYRSLENARKVGLNNLSIDLMFGLPNQTLDMLSYSVDRALELDLPHYSIYSLKVEENTLFHTMFQKNQLPLPDEESELNMYLLLMDKMKKAGYEQYEISNFAKPGYGSRHNMTYWRNEDYYGLGAGAHGYVAGERHMNIKGVNPYNEAAQQGLPRLDHAEIDRNEAMEDFMMVGLRMLEGVSKERFARQFDGQQLDDVFQAQIRKLLDGQLLEPTDAGYRLSEKGLLFGNDVFGEFVGSLVEETV, encoded by the coding sequence ATGAATAAATCACTGAATAACGACGCGCCCCGTGCGATATACATGCACATTCCGTTTTGTACCAACAAGTGCTTTTACTGCGACTTTAATTCTTATGTTCTGAAGGATCAGCCGGTAATGGATTACCTGCGCGCATTGGAACGCGAGATGGAATATACAGTACAGCAGCATCCACCGGGCACCATTGATACCATCTTTGTTGGAGGCGGAACGCCTACGGTACTCAAAAATGACGAGATGGAATATTTCCTCAAATCGATTCGCACGTATTTCCCGAATTGGTCGGATAATATTGAGTTTACGATGGAAGCCAATCCGGGAACGACGGATGCAGACAAGCTGGCAATTATGAAAGAAGGCGGCGTCAACCGTGTCAGCTTTGGGGTGCAGGCTTTTCAAAATGAGCTGCTTACCGGTATCGGACGTATCCATAATACAGATGATGTATACCGCAGTCTGGAGAATGCCCGCAAGGTAGGATTAAACAATCTGTCGATCGACCTGATGTTCGGACTTCCCAATCAGACGCTGGACATGCTGTCCTACAGTGTGGATCGTGCGCTGGAGCTGGATCTGCCGCATTACTCTATCTATAGCCTCAAAGTGGAAGAGAATACGCTGTTCCATACTATGTTCCAGAAAAACCAGCTGCCGCTGCCGGATGAAGAGAGCGAGCTGAACATGTATCTGCTGCTGATGGACAAAATGAAAAAGGCAGGCTATGAACAGTACGAAATCAGTAATTTTGCCAAGCCGGGTTACGGTAGCCGCCACAATATGACGTACTGGCGCAATGAAGATTATTATGGTCTGGGCGCTGGAGCACACGGCTATGTCGCTGGAGAGCGCCATATGAATATCAAAGGGGTCAATCCGTATAACGAAGCTGCCCAGCAGGGTCTGCCACGTCTGGATCATGCCGAGATTGACCGCAACGAAGCGATGGAAGACTTTATGATGGTAGGACTACGGATGCTGGAAGGTGTGTCCAAAGAGCGCTTTGCCCGTCAGTTCGACGGACAGCAGCTGGATGATGTCTTTCAAGCCCAGATTCGCAAACTGCTTGATGGTCAACTGCTGGAGCCTACAGATGCTGGCTATCGATTGAGCGAAAAAGGACTGCTGTTCGGTAATGATGTATTCGGTGAGTTTGTCGGCAGTCTCGTAGAAGAAACCGTATAA
- the hrcA gene encoding heat-inducible transcriptional repressor HrcA, whose translation MLTERQKMILNAIVDDYIRSAEPVGSRSISKRGDVNYSPATIRNEMADLEELGFLEQPHTSAGRIPSQKGYRYYVDHLSPVEAVNTAEVKELKRFFAEKLSAAEQLMQHAAMVLSNVTNYTSILLGPEVFHTSLRHFQLLTLDHETAIAIMVTSTGQVENRKIRIPENVSASELEQMVNLLNSRLVGVPLYKLKTRIFTEISEEMQRHLEHYEEMMATLNSAFDHEQEQKIFLSGATNMLIQPEFRDMDKVKSILDLLEETPTLTRLMAEASAPHGIQVRIGAENAHQAFENCSLITATYELDGESLGTIGILGPTRMEYARVMGILNMLSHDVTGILKQWYR comes from the coding sequence ATGTTAACCGAGCGTCAAAAAATGATTCTGAATGCAATAGTGGATGATTACATTCGTTCGGCGGAACCTGTCGGGTCCCGTAGCATATCCAAAAGAGGCGACGTGAATTACAGTCCCGCGACCATTCGTAACGAAATGGCCGATCTGGAGGAACTGGGATTCCTGGAGCAGCCGCATACCTCGGCCGGTCGTATTCCTTCTCAAAAGGGATATCGCTATTATGTGGATCATCTGTCCCCGGTTGAAGCGGTCAACACCGCCGAAGTCAAGGAACTGAAGCGTTTCTTTGCGGAAAAGCTGTCCGCAGCGGAACAGCTCATGCAGCATGCTGCGATGGTGCTGTCCAATGTAACCAATTATACTTCTATTTTACTGGGGCCCGAGGTATTCCATACCTCGCTACGCCATTTTCAACTGTTGACGCTGGATCATGAGACAGCTATCGCCATTATGGTTACCAGTACAGGGCAGGTCGAGAATCGTAAAATACGAATTCCCGAGAATGTGTCCGCATCCGAGCTGGAACAAATGGTGAATCTGCTCAATAGCAGACTGGTAGGCGTGCCTTTATATAAATTAAAAACCCGTATTTTCACGGAAATCAGCGAAGAGATGCAGCGTCATCTGGAGCATTATGAAGAAATGATGGCCACGCTGAACTCTGCTTTTGATCACGAACAGGAACAGAAGATTTTCCTGAGCGGAGCGACCAATATGCTGATTCAACCGGAATTCAGGGATATGGACAAAGTCAAAAGTATTCTGGATTTGCTGGAAGAGACGCCAACGCTTACCCGTCTGATGGCGGAAGCTTCTGCTCCTCACGGTATACAGGTACGGATCGGTGCGGAAAATGCGCATCAGGCTTTTGAAAATTGCAGTCTGATTACAGCCACCTATGAGCTGGATGGCGAATCATTGGGTACTATTGGTATACTGGGACCTACACGCATGGAATATGCAAGGGTGATGGGCATTCTGAATATGCTGTCACATGATGTGACCGGGATACTCAAACAATGGTATCGTTAA